In the genome of Drosophila subpulchrella strain 33 F10 #4 breed RU33 chromosome 2L, RU_Dsub_v1.1 Primary Assembly, whole genome shotgun sequence, one region contains:
- the LOC119547048 gene encoding ankyrin repeat domain-containing protein 49 gives MGDYDSDDEKSQVEKLRHAKVPRGMFVSGWDDDADELIEEDKDPQSSIERMILWAVNENKINEVREILRLDADTVNAKDNDGYTPLHRAAYNNFVDMAKLLLQYRADPNARTELGWTPLHSACKWNNADCAHLLLQFGADVNAESEGKQTPLHITATVSNCRNTATVLLLDRNILPRKENNSEELASVIARRTGMSFPIFESDNEAYDCETGLID, from the exons ATGGGGGATTACGACTCAGATGATGAGAAATCCCAAGTGGAGAAACTGCGCCATGCGAAAGTACCCCGCGGTATGTTCGTGAGTGGCTGGGATGACGATGCCGACGAACTGATCGAGGAGGACAAGGATCCACAAT CCAGCATTGAACGCATGATCCTCTGGGCGGTCAATGAGAACAAGATCAACGAGGTGCGCGAGATCCTGCGCCTGGATGCGGACACCGTGAACGCTAAGGATAACGACGGATATACCCCACTGCATCGGGCAGCCTACAACAACTTCGTGGACATGGCCAAGTTGCTGCTCCAATACAGGGCCGATCCCAATGCCCGCACAGAACTGGGTTGGACACCCCTGCACTCCGCCTGCAAGTGGAACAACGCGGATTGTGCCCATCTACTGCTGCAGTTTGGCGCCGATGTTAACGCCGAATCGGAGGGCAAGCAGACGCCTCTCCACATCACGGCAACCGTTTCCAACTGCCGGAACACGGCCACAGTTCTGCTGCTGGACCGGAATATACTGCCTCGCAAGGAGAACAACTCCGAGGAACTGGCCTCTGTGATCGCGCGGCGCACCGGCATGAGCTTCCCCATCTTCGAGTCGGACAACGAGGCCTACGACTGCGAAACGGGACTGATAGATTAG
- the LOC119548466 gene encoding probable tRNA(His) guanylyltransferase — translation MRLLGTFNKFSKLLNRTFVQDSPKRSMACSRFEYVKSFEQDDSILPNVWIVIRIDGKKFHKFSKTHDFEKPNDENALNVMNAAATSVMQEFRDIVLAYGQSDEYSFVFRKETSTFKRRSAKLLTYVTSLFSTSYVMQWSKWMNIPLAYAPCFDGRVVLYPSEQNLKDYLSWRQADVHVNNLYNTAFWKLVLEKGLTNQEAEAKLRGTFSADKNELLFQEFGINYNSLPAMYRKGTILLRKRVTVGDKSRQAVVPLHEDLISSQFWKQHTEILGKYVPGTYTAAQELPRLVELQLNAKQVDEESEEPQNLAGIS, via the exons ATGCGGCTTCTTGGAACTTTTAATAAATTCAGTAAATTATTGAATCGAACCTTTGTCCAGGATTCCCCCAAACGCAGCATGGCCTGCAGCAGATTCGAGTACGTGAAATCCTTCGAGCAGGACGACAGCATATTGCCCAATGTGTGGATAGTCATACGGATCGATGGCAAAAAATTCCACAAGTTCTCCAAGACGCACGATTTCGAGAAGCCCAACGATGAGAATG CTCTCAATGTGATGAATGCGGCCGCCACTTCTGTGATGCAGGAGTTCCGGGATATTGTCCTGGCTTACGGCCAGAGTGATGAGTACTCCTTTGTGTTCCGCAAGGAGACGTCCACCTTTAAGCGACGATCCGCCAAACTGCTCACCTACGTCACCAGCCTGTTCTCCACCAGCTATGTGATGCAGTGGTCCAAGTGGATGAACATTCCCCTGGCCTACGCTCCCTGTTTTGACGGCCGAGTGGTCCTGTATCCCTCGGAGCAGAACCTCAAGGACTATCTCAGCTGGCGACAAGCCGATGTGCATGTCAACAACCTCTACAACACCGCCTTTTGGaaactggttttggagaaGGGTCTGACGAATCAGGAGGCGGAGGCAAAGCTGCGAGGTACCTTCTCGGCGGACAAGAACGAGCTGCTCTTCCAGGAGTTCGGCATTAACTACAACTCTCTGCCGGCCATGTACAGAAAGGGGACGATCCTGCTCAGGAAGCGAGTTACTGTGGGTGACAAGAGCAGACAGGCGGTGGTGCCGCTGCACGAGGATCTGATTTCCTCGCAGTTTTGGAAGCAGCACACCGAGATCTTGGGCAAATATGTGCCTGGCACTTATACAGCCGCACAGGAACTGCCCAGGTTGGTGGAGTTGCAGCTGAATGCCAAGCAAGTGGACGAGGAGTCGGAGGAGCCACAGAATCTGGCCGGGATTAGCTGA
- the LOC119548371 gene encoding mRNA cap guanine-N7 methyltransferase → MSVNYEQNAADEQFARAHKAVRLSDDEEEGEGPAESTSLPEDGPPASKRAREFYEEPGGKGEGGASGGGSGPDEQEEPEAEAAGGAANTHVVAHHYNELKEAGRKDRQKSKIFFMRNFNNWIKSQLINEYMSQIKDQKRMGDALRVLDMCCGKGGDLLKWEKAAISHLICTDIAEVSVEQCQRRYQDILQRAEKSKFANKFTAEFFACDSTLVRLRERYKDPSLQLNLVSCQFAFHYCFESMAQADCMMRNAAECLKPGGFFIATMPDAYEIVRRLRAAGPDARRFGNDVYSIEFDCETDPLPFFGAKYQFHLEGVVDCPEFLVHFPTLIKLGRKYGLQLIRRSTFADYYKESLPHGKNLLQRMSGLETVQPQRCENDEQFVHVKNFQAAQRGRPLGTLSKSEWEAATLYLVCAFKKCKNTWDTNGKPLFEFDD, encoded by the exons ATGAGCGTGAATTACGAACAAAATGCGGCAGATGAGCAGTTCGCCCGGGCACACAAGGCAGTCCGTCTGTCggacgacgaggaggaggGCGAGGGCCCGGCGGAGTCCACATCCCTGCCAGAAGATGGACCACCTGCCAGCAAGCGGGCCCGGGAGTTCTACGAGGAGCCGGGCGGGAAAGGTGAAGGAGGAGCCAGTGGAGGTGGAAGTGGGCCAGATGAGCAGGAGGAGCCGGAAGCGGAGGCTGCCGGCGGAGCGGCGAACACACATGTGGTGGCCCACCACTACAACGAGCTGAAGGAGGCCGGCCGCAAGGATCGCCAGAAGTCGAAGATCTTCTTCATGCGGAATTTCAACAACTGGATCAAGAGCCAGCTGATCAACGAGTACATGTCGCAGATCAAGGATCAGAAGCGCATGGGCGATGCTCTGCGGGTCCTGGACATGTGCTGCGGCAAGGGCGGCGACCTGCTGAAATGGGAGAAGGCGGCCATCTCCCACCTCATCTGCACGGACATCGCCGAGGTGTCCGTGGAGCAGTGCCAGCGGCGTTACCAGGACATCCTGCAGCGGGCCGAGAAATCCAAGTTCGCCAATAAGTTCACCGCCGAGTTCTTTGCCTGCGATTCCACATTGGTGCGTCTGAGGGAGCGGTACAAGGATCCCTCGCTGCAGCTGAATCTCGTGTCCTGCCAGTTTGCCTTTCATTATTGCTTCGAGTCCATGGCCCAGGCGGATTGCATGATGCGCAATGCGGCCGAGTGTCTGAAGCCAGGTGGTTTCTTTATAGCCACCATGCCGGATGCCTACGAGATCGTCCGGCGGTTAAGGGCAGCTGGTCCGGATGCCCGACGTTTCGGGAACGATGTGTACAGCATTGAGTTCGACTGCGAAACGGATCCATTGCCCTTCTTCGGGGCCAAGTATCAGTTTCACCTGGAGGGCGTCGTCGATTGCCCCGAGTTCCTGGTACATTTCCCCACGCTCATCAAGCTGGGCAGGAAGTACGGTCTGCAACTGATCAGGCGGTCAACATTTGCGGATTACTACAAGGAGAGTCTGCCCCACGGTAAGAATCTCCTGCAGCGAATGTCCGGATTGGAGACAGTGCAACCGCAGCGTTGCGAAAACGATGAGCAGTTCGTCCACGTGAAGAACTTCCAGGCAGCACAGCGTGGTCGTCCACTGGGAACCCTCTCCAAGTCGGAGTGGGAAGCAGCAA CTCTTTATCTGGTTTGTGCCTTCAAGAAATGCAAAAACACGTGGGATACCAATGGCAAACCATTGTTTGAATTCGACGACTGA
- the LOC119548467 gene encoding protein Dr1 encodes MSNPQEELLPPSAEDDELTLPRASINKIIKELVPTVRVANESRELILNCCSEFIHLISSEANEVCNLRNKKTINAEHVLEALERLGFHDYKQEAEAVLHDCKEVAAKRRRQSTRLENLGIPEEELLRQQQELFAKAREEQAREEQQQWESMQAAAMVQRPPQADGSVASKPSEDDEDEDDDDY; translated from the coding sequence ATGTCGAATCCGCAGGAGGAACTGCTGCCGCCCAGCGCCGAGGACGACGAGCTGACCCTGCCGCGGGCCAGCATCAACAAGATCATCAAGGAGCTGGTGCCCACGGTGCGGGTGGCCAACGAGAGTCGCGAGCTGATCCTGAACTGCTGCTCCGAGTTCATCCACCTGATCAGCTCGGAGGCCAACGAGGTGTGCAATCTGCGCAACAAGAAGACGATCAACGCGGAGCACGTCCTGGAGGCGCTGGAACGGCTGGGCTTCCACGACTACAAACAGGAGGCGGAGGCCGTACTGCACGACTGCAAGGAGGTGGCCGCCAAGCGAAGGCGGCAGAGCACGCGCCTGGAGAACCTGGGCATTCCGGAGGAGGAGCTGCTGCGCCAGCAACAGGAGCTATTTGCCAAGGCACGCGAGGAGCAGGCACGGGAGGAGCAACAGCAGTGGGAGAGCATGCAGGCGGCGGCCATGGTGCAGCGACCGCCGCAGGCCGACGGCTCCGTGGCGAGCAAACCAAGTGAGgacgacgaggacgaggacgacgaCGACTACTAG
- the LOC119546964 gene encoding dynactin subunit 5: protein MEIADTYYSKDEYVETASGNKVSRHTVLCGSQNIVLNGKVIVQSGAIIRGDLANVRTGRYCVIGRDSVIRPPYKQFSKGIAFFPMHIGDHVFVGEGAVVSAATIGSCVYIGKNAIIGRRCVLKDCCVIEDGAVLPPETTVSSYMRYTAKGTIEGGQGNPYFVPAAMQDEMINYTKSFYEHFVRAPAPAS, encoded by the exons ATGGAAATTGCGGATACCTACTACAGTAAAGATGAATACGTGGAGACG GCCTCCGGAAACAAAGTCAGTCGGCACACGGTGCTCTGCGGTTCCCAGAACATCGTGCTCAATGGCAAAGTGATCGTCCAGAGCGGCGCCATAATCCGTGGAGATTTGGCCAATGTCCGGACTGGGAGATACTGCGTGATCGGCAGGGACTCCGTCATCCGACCGCCTTATAAGCAGTTCAGCAAGGGAATAGCCTTCTTTCCCATGCACATTGGGGACCATGTTTTCGTCGGCGAAGGAGCCGTAGTCTCGGCAGCCACCATCGGATCCTGTGTTTACATCGGCAAGAACGCCATTATT GGTCGTCGCTGTGTTCTCAAAGACTGCTGCGTGATTGAGGATGGAGCTGTTCTGCCACCGGAGACAACGGTGTCCAGCTACATGCGATACACGGCCAAGGGAACCATCGAGGGTGGCCAGGGCAATCCGTACTTTGTGCCCGCCGCCATGCAGGATGAGATGATCAACTACACAAAGTCATTTTACGAGCATTTCGTGCGAGCTCCGGCACCAGCCAGCTGA